The DNA window GAGCGCTCGGGCATGCGCTTCGGCCAGGTGCAGACCCGCCTGGTGGGAGACGGCGGCGCACAGGCGGATTCGACAGCAGCGGACAATTCGTTCTCGTATCCACACGGGCTCTCCACCCCGGCAGCGCAGGTGGCCATGATCGCCCAGCGCTACATGCATCTGTCCGGCGCGACCAGCCGCGACTTCGGCGCCATCTCGGTGGCCGACCGCAAGCACGCCGCCAAGAACCCGAAGGCCTATTTCTACGAGAAGCCGATAACGATCGAGGACCACCAGAATTCGCGGTGGATCGCCGAGCCGTTGCGGCTGCTGGACTGCTGCCAGGAAACCGACGGGGCCGTGGCGATCGTGGTGACGTCGGTGGAACGCGCGCGCGACCTCAAGCAACGCCCCGCGGTGATCGAGGCGGCAGCGCAGGGCTCCAGCCCGGACCAGTACACGATGGTCAGCTACTACCGCCCCGAGCTCGGCCTGCCCGAGATGGGCGTGGTGGGCCACCAGCTCTGGCGGCAGTCCGGGCTCAAACCGAGCGACATCCAGACCGCGGTCATCTACGACCACTTCACACCCTTTACGCTGATCCAGTTGGAGGAGTTGGGTTTCTGCGGCAAGGGCGAGGCCAAGGACTTCATCGCCGACGGCGCGATCGAGGTGGGCGGCCGGCTGCCCATCAACACCCACGGCGGCCAGCTCGGCGAGGCTTACATTCACGGCATGAACGGCATCGCCGAGGGCGTGCGGCAGCTGCGCGGCACTTCGGTGAACCCCGTACCCGACGTCGAGCACGTGCTCGTCACCGCGGGGACGGGCGTGCCGACGTCGGGGCTGATCCTGGGCTAAGCCGCCGGCGGAAACCGGGCGCGAAACCTAGGCCGGAATCAGCTCGACGCCGGAGAGCACCACGGCGTTGTCGCGCGACGGCGCGACCACGCTGGCCATCACACGGCCGTCTTCCTTCCAGATGGCGACGCTGAGCGTCTCACCGGGGAACGCCACCCCGGCGAAGCGGGCCCCGTAGGCGGCCACCGCGCCGGCGTCGCCGTCGAGCAGGGCGTCGGCGATTGCCTTGCAGGTCATGCCGTAGGTGCACAGGCCGTGCAGGATGGGACGCGGAAAGCCCGCTGCCGCAGCAAATTCCGGATCCGAGTGCAGCGGATTGCGGTCGCCGCAGAGCCGGTAGAGCAGAGCTTGTTGCGGCAGGATCGGCATCGCGACTTCCAGATCGGGCGCCCGGTCAGGAGCCCCGTCCGATCCCGACGGCCCGCGTGAACCGCCGAATCCGCCCTCGCCGCGGGCGAAGATGGACCGCTTCTGCGTCCACAGCAGGGTGCCGTCCGGGGCGCTGACCGTGGTCTCGCTCCAGATCACCGCGGCCTTGCCCTTGTCCCAGATGTCTGTGAACCGGGTCACCGCGCGCGCCGAACCCGCCGGCGGCAGCGGTGCCGGCACCTCGATCCGCTCGCTGGCGTGCAGCACCTTGCTCAGCTCGATGTCGATGCCGGGGAACTGCACCGTCGGCGGTGTGGTCATGTGGAAGGTGGCGGCGACGTTGCCGAACGTCGGGAGCACCTGCGGTGTGTCGTCGACCAGGTAACGCAGTTCGTGGGGGTCCATCGGATCTTTGCCGGCGCCCAGCCCGAGGTGGTAGAGCTGCACATCGCTGCTGGTCCAAGAGAATTCGATGGGTTCCAGCTCGGCGGCCAGGGCGACGTCCACGTCGATGGGCATCTCAGGCTTCCCCCGCGATGTGTAGAGCGGCCAAATACCCGAAGGTCATGGCCGGACCGATGGTGCCGCCCGGGCCGGGATAGGTGTGTCCCATCACCGGGGCGCTGACATTGCCTGCGGCGTAGAGCCCTTCGATGATGGTGCCGTCGTCGCGCAGCGCACGGCCGTGCAGGTCGGTGCGGATACCGCCCTTGGTGCCCAGGTCCCCGGGAACCATCTTGGCGGCATAGTACGGCGCGTGGCTGATCTCGCCGAGGTTGGGATTCGGCTTGTTGGTGGGGTCACCGTAGTACTTGTCGTAGGCGCTCTCCCCCCGGTGAAAGTCGGCGTCCACGCCCGAACGCGCGAAGCCGTTGAAGCGCGCCACCGTGTCGGTGAACGCCGACGTCGGCAGTCCCGCCTTTTCGGCCAGCTCTTCGAGCGTTTCCGCCTGGACGATCACCCCGGAGTCCAGCCATTTGCGTGGAATGCGCTGGCCGGGTTGCAGTCCGGCGAAGATGTAGCGGTCGCGGTACTGCTGGTCGAACACCAGCCACGCGGGGATGTTCTCTCCCGGCCCGGGCCCCTGCCCGTACTCGCCGCCGTACATGTGGTGGCAGGCTTCGACGTAGGGCATCGATTCGTTCATGAACCGCTTGCCCGACATGTTGACGATGATCGAGCCCGGCGAGTTGCGCTCCGAGAGCGCGAACCACGGTGCGCCCACCAGCGGCACCGTCGGGCCCCACCACGCGTCCTCCATCAAATCCAGTGCTGCGCCCAGCTTTTCACCGGCTAGGATGCCGTCGCCGGTGTTCGCTTTGGCGCCGACGGTCCATTCGGTGGTGATCGGCGCCCGCTGATATTTCACCCGCATCTGTTCGTTGTGCTCGAATCCGCCGCAGGCCAGGATCACGCCGCGCCGGGCCCGGATCAGCCGGGGCTCGGTCGATTCGGGTGCGTCGGTGTCGCGCACATAGATTCCGCGCACCACCCCGTCCTCGACGCAGAGGTCGGTGAGTGCGGTGTTCAACTCGACCGGCACGCCGGCCTGCCGCAGCCCGATCCGCAGCGGGCCGATCAGCGCTCGGCCCATGCCGACGAGGTTCTTGCCCGTCGCCTTCGCCCACATCGTGCGCGCGCCGACCTTCAGGCTGCGCACCACGCCGCGCGGGTGTCGTTTGAGCTGGTTGAGCCGCACGTAATCCTGCTGCATCACAACGACGTTGAGCGGGACCTTGCCGTACGCCGGCTCCAGCCCGGCCATGTCGGCCCCGAGCTTGCGGGCGTCGAACGGCTTGGGCTCGATCGAACGCCCGCCCGCGCGCCCGCCCGGCGCCTCGGGGTAGTAGTCGGAGTAACCCGGCACCCAGCACATCTTCAGCGGGGTGTGCTTGAGGACGAACGACAGCATCTCGGGCCCGCGGTCGAGGTAGGCGTCGATCCTCTCCGGCTCCACGACGTCGCCGACGATCCCGTGCAGGTAGGTGCGGGCCGCCTCCGCGGTGTCGGGCACGCCGTAGCGCTGCAGCACCTCGTTGTTGGGAATCCACACGCCCCCACCCGAGCGTGCGGTGGAGCCGCCGAAATGAGAGGCCTTTTCGACGACTATCGTCGAGAGGCCTCGGTGTGCGGCGGTGAGGGCAGCTACCATGCCGGCTCCGCCGCTGCCGACCACGACGACGTCGAACTCCTGCGCTGTCATGTAGAACACGTTATAGAATTGCTCGGGCCGGGCGCTACCGGCCCGGTCAAACGGACGAGGGGACTTCGGTAAATGCTCAGTGCGCAGGTTCGCGACGAGCTGGCTGCGGGGTTGTGGCGTGCTGAGTTGAGTCGTGAGCCGGTCGCGCCGTTGACGGCTGCCCATCCTGAGATCGATGTGGTGGATGCTTATGAGATTCAGTTGATCAACATTCGTCGGCGGGTCTCGGGGGGTGCCCGGGTGGTGGGGCACAAGGTGGGGCTGTCGTCGTTGGCGATGCAGCAGATGATGGGTGTCGATGAGCCCGATTACGGGCATCTGCTCGATGAGATGCGGGTGTTGGAGGACACCCCGGTCAAGGCGGGCAAGTACCTGTACCCGCGAGTCGAGGTGGAGGTGGGTTCATTTTGGCCGCCGACCTGCCGGGGGCGGGTTGCACCGAGGATGACGTGCTGGCCGCGACCGAGGCGCTGGTTCCTTCGATCGAGTTGATCGACACCCGGATCACCGATTGGAAGATCGCGTTGTGTGACACCATCGCCGACAACGCCTCCTCGGCGGGTTTCGTGTTGGGCGCGGCGCGGGTGTCGCCGGGCGAGGTGGACGTCACGGGGATCGAGGCGGTGTTGAGCCGTAACGGCGAGGTGATCGCCGAGGGCCGCAGCGAGGCGGTGCTGGGCAATCCGGTGACCGCGGTGGCCTGGCTGGCCCGCAAGGTGGAAAGCTTTGGGGTACGGCTGCGCAAAGGTGACATCGTGTTGCCCGGGTCGTGTACGCGGGCCATCGACGCGCGCGGCGGCGATGAGTTCGTCGCCGAGTTCACCGGCCTGGGCGCGGTCGGGTTGTCGTTCGAATAGGAGCGTTCTTCATGCCGTCGTCTCAAGCGGGTGTGGCCTTGAAAGTGGCCATTGTCGGGTCGGGAAACATCAGCACCGACCTGCTCTACAAGCTGCTGCGCTCGGAGTGGCTGGAACCGCGCTGGATGGTGGGCATCGACCCGGCCAGCGAGGGCCTGGCCCGGGCCCGCAAGCTGGGTTTGGAGACCACCCATGAGGGGGTGGACTGGCTTTTGGGGCGCTCGGAGAAACCCGATCTGGTGTTCGAGGCGACCAGTGCCTATGTGCACCGGCAGGCCGCACCCCGCTACGCCGAGGCCGGGATCCGGGCCATCGATTTGACCCCGGCGGCGGTGGGTCCGGC is part of the Mycobacterium sp. HUMS_12744610 genome and encodes:
- a CDS encoding lipid-transfer protein; translated protein: MLSGKAAIVGIGATDFSKNSGRSELRLAAEAVLDALGDAGLSPSDVDGLTTFTMDTNNETAVARAVGIGDLKFFSQIGYGGGAACATVQQAAIAVATGVADVVVAYRAFNERSGMRFGQVQTRLVGDGGAQADSTAADNSFSYPHGLSTPAAQVAMIAQRYMHLSGATSRDFGAISVADRKHAAKNPKAYFYEKPITIEDHQNSRWIAEPLRLLDCCQETDGAVAIVVTSVERARDLKQRPAVIEAAAQGSSPDQYTMVSYYRPELGLPEMGVVGHQLWRQSGLKPSDIQTAVIYDHFTPFTLIQLEELGFCGKGEAKDFIADGAIEVGGRLPINTHGGQLGEAYIHGMNGIAEGVRQLRGTSVNPVPDVEHVLVTAGTGVPTSGLILG
- a CDS encoding MaoC/PaaZ C-terminal domain-containing protein produces the protein MPIDVDVALAAELEPIEFSWTSSDVQLYHLGLGAGKDPMDPHELRYLVDDTPQVLPTFGNVAATFHMTTPPTVQFPGIDIELSKVLHASERIEVPAPLPPAGSARAVTRFTDIWDKGKAAVIWSETTVSAPDGTLLWTQKRSIFARGEGGFGGSRGPSGSDGAPDRAPDLEVAMPILPQQALLYRLCGDRNPLHSDPEFAAAAGFPRPILHGLCTYGMTCKAIADALLDGDAGAVAAYGARFAGVAFPGETLSVAIWKEDGRVMASVVAPSRDNAVVLSGVELIPA
- the kstD gene encoding 3-oxosteroid 1-dehydrogenase, producing the protein MTAQEFDVVVVGSGGAGMVAALTAAHRGLSTIVVEKASHFGGSTARSGGGVWIPNNEVLQRYGVPDTAEAARTYLHGIVGDVVEPERIDAYLDRGPEMLSFVLKHTPLKMCWVPGYSDYYPEAPGGRAGGRSIEPKPFDARKLGADMAGLEPAYGKVPLNVVVMQQDYVRLNQLKRHPRGVVRSLKVGARTMWAKATGKNLVGMGRALIGPLRIGLRQAGVPVELNTALTDLCVEDGVVRGIYVRDTDAPESTEPRLIRARRGVILACGGFEHNEQMRVKYQRAPITTEWTVGAKANTGDGILAGEKLGAALDLMEDAWWGPTVPLVGAPWFALSERNSPGSIIVNMSGKRFMNESMPYVEACHHMYGGEYGQGPGPGENIPAWLVFDQQYRDRYIFAGLQPGQRIPRKWLDSGVIVQAETLEELAEKAGLPTSAFTDTVARFNGFARSGVDADFHRGESAYDKYYGDPTNKPNPNLGEISHAPYYAAKMVPGDLGTKGGIRTDLHGRALRDDGTIIEGLYAAGNVSAPVMGHTYPGPGGTIGPAMTFGYLAALHIAGEA